CCCATCCCAAGTACGATCACGTTCGAACCATGGATCGTGAAATCAGTGTTTTGAATCACCATCATGATCGTCCCTTCTACGGTCGGAATCGAATTATAAATGGAAACATCATCACGAGAAAATAGTTTGACAAGTCGCCGATTCGCCTTCTTGGATATATCATCCAAATAAGCATTACTAATACCTGAATATGTTACACAATGTTCAGGAGTACTGTTTAATATTTCTTTCGTTAAGACCACTTTTTCATTTGAAAAAATTGTTTCTACATGTCCTTCAGCATTCGTACCGGCAACCGGTAATATAATCGCGTCTATTTCTTCAAATGGAATATCCATAATGTTCTCTTTTACTGCACCTGCAAAGGAATGATTCAATTGTTCAAAACCAACTAAATAAGTTTTGGCATCCAGTTCGGTTAATTTACGAATGATTTCTAACTGCCGCGCATCTCCGCCTAAAAAAGCAATTTGCAATCCTGTTAACATTCGTTTTCACCTTCTTTTTGAAGTCTTATTTTTTTACAAAGCTCTTTCCAAAGTTTGTTGGGGAACCACAAATTTTAGAAAATAGCTATTCACTATTGTCACTTACATATACTATGTTGAAATACAGAAGTAGGTGAATATAATCTTTTGTAGGTAAAATCCCCAAATACCAAATGCGCAAGTACCTTTCTTCATCAATGCTGAAGCTAGACATGGATAACATTTGTGAAAGATGAGCCACCAGAGTCCTAATTTTTTTAGTTTCCTTAAACAACAAAAAGAGAGCCACTCCATAAGAGCAGCTCCCTCCTAACTATCTGGTACTTCCAATATAATCATATCGGTTCCAATCGTTCGAATTTGGTTCCAAGGTACGCGAATTTCACTATTTTGTTTGCGATTAAACCATTTGCCCGTTGGAATGACTAACGCATGGATTTGACCTGTTGATTCATTAAACTCTAGATCGGTTTGCCCTAACACCCCTAGCCTTTCTGCCTTTTTGTAATCAACAATTTCCTTTCCACTTAATTCACTTAATCTCATTCCTTACCCACCTTAAAAAATGACATTGTTACCATTATGTATATCTTGTCATCTTCACAAATAGAACTGGTTTTACAAACTCACGTATTTCATTCATTTAAAAAAGGGGAACCCATTTTATTTTGGTCATCCCCTTTTTTATTTTCGAATTAAATTCCTGTCGGCAGTTTACCGTCTGGGCTTATTAAAGCAATGGATTGTTTTTCTGTAAAAATTTGATTAGCCAAATGATTTACTTTTGGGATTGTTACTTCATCGATCAAACGAACAATTTCGTCCAATGAGCGATGATAACCTAATAATAATTCATTTTTTCCATTACGGCTCATCCGACTATTTGTACTTTCTAAGCTTAACATTAAGCTACCTTTTAACTGTTCTTTACTATTGACTAATTCCTTCTCTGTGATACCGTCTCTTTTTAATACAGCAAGGGTTTCTTCTACAGTGCGGTACAATTCATCTAGCTGTTTTGCCCCCGTTCCTCCATAAATGGTCACCATCCCACTGTCTTTATAAGCGGAGTGATAGGAGAACACGGAGTATGCTAACCCTTTTTGTTCCCGTACATCTTGGAACAATCTCGAAGACATGCTTCCTCCAAGGATATTGTTTAAAACAATTAAATTATAGATGTCGGGGTGTCCAATTTGAAGCCCCTCAAACCCTATGCATAAATGGGCCTGCTCGGTTTCTTTCTTTCTTGAGATATTATTTGTATGAAATTGCGGTGTGGCTTCATGCCCTTTTCCAGTCCCACCTTTAAACGTGCCAAATAATGCTTCCACTTCCTTTATAAAGGATTCTTCAATATTCCCTGCAATGGAAATGACGACACGATCAGGTGTATACATATCATGCATATATTGTTTAAGCTTATCACTAGTGAACGTTTGTAATGACTCTTCTGTTCCTAAAATTGGATAACCTAATGAGTGATTCTCATACACCACTTTACTTAATAAATCATGGACAATATCATCCGGTGTATCTTCATACATTTTGATTTCTTCTAGGACCACATTTTTTTCTTTATGTAATTCTTCCTCGTCAAATGAAGAATTAAAAAACATATCGGCTAAAATGTTTAAGGCATAGGATGCATGGTTATCTAGGATCTTTGCATAATAGCATGTATATTCTTTTGAGGTAAATGCATTGACTTGACCACCAATACTATCAAAGCATTCCGCTATTTCTCTCGCTGTTCGCGTTTCAGTCCCTTTAAAAAACATATGTTCTAAGAAATGTGAAATCCCATTATTTTCGACCGTCTCATCTCTTGATCCCGTCCCAATCCAAATACCAATGGCCACCGAACGAACAGTTGGTATCTTTTCTAATACTACTCGTACTCCGTTATCGCATGTGAATTTTTTGATCAAAATATATCCTCCTATTCCTGCTGTAACAATCTGTCATTGTTTATCATTTTTCTCATCTTTCATCGGAAAAATGCGTTCTTCCTCCAGTAATTCAGAAACCGTATCCAATTTATAATTTTTTCCCTTTATTTCTTTGATTAACGTATCTAATGATTTGCTTGTTGATTCTGTCGGGTGCATTAATATAATAGCTCCTGGGTGAATTTTTGACGTTACTCTCTGAATCAATACATCTGGATTTGGTTTTTTCCAATCAATTGTATCAATAGTCCACATAATTGTATACATATTTAGACTATGAGCAATCTTTACGACATCTTCCCGATAACTGCCA
The sequence above is drawn from the Oikeobacillus pervagus genome and encodes:
- the dpaA gene encoding dipicolinic acid synthetase subunit A; this encodes MLTGLQIAFLGGDARQLEIIRKLTELDAKTYLVGFEQLNHSFAGAVKENIMDIPFEEIDAIILPVAGTNAEGHVETIFSNEKVVLTKEILNSTPEHCVTYSGISNAYLDDISKKANRRLVKLFSRDDVSIYNSIPTVEGTIMMVIQNTDFTIHGSNVIVLGMGRVGMSVARAFHHLGANTRVGARKSEHLARVTEMGIQPFHISELAKEVQDADIVINTIPHLVVTASVIAKMPSHTLIVDLASKPGGTDFRYAEKRGIKAILALGLPGIVAPKTAGKILAKVLSQLLKEDVLKRKESSTS
- a CDS encoding M16 family metallopeptidase, whose product is MIKKFTCDNGVRVVLEKIPTVRSVAIGIWIGTGSRDETVENNGISHFLEHMFFKGTETRTAREIAECFDSIGGQVNAFTSKEYTCYYAKILDNHASYALNILADMFFNSSFDEEELHKEKNVVLEEIKMYEDTPDDIVHDLLSKVVYENHSLGYPILGTEESLQTFTSDKLKQYMHDMYTPDRVVISIAGNIEESFIKEVEALFGTFKGGTGKGHEATPQFHTNNISRKKETEQAHLCIGFEGLQIGHPDIYNLIVLNNILGGSMSSRLFQDVREQKGLAYSVFSYHSAYKDSGMVTIYGGTGAKQLDELYRTVEETLAVLKRDGITEKELVNSKEQLKGSLMLSLESTNSRMSRNGKNELLLGYHRSLDEIVRLIDEVTIPKVNHLANQIFTEKQSIALISPDGKLPTGI
- a CDS encoding YlmC/YmxH family sporulation protein encodes the protein MRLSELSGKEIVDYKKAERLGVLGQTDLEFNESTGQIHALVIPTGKWFNRKQNSEIRVPWNQIRTIGTDMIILEVPDS